The segment GGAGACTTTTCGTGCGCGTGTAGCGCAATTGCCGATGGATGCGCATTGGTGGCGTCGAATTTTTTTGGGTAATGCAGCAGAAGTAGATTTGGATAGCGCTGGAAGAATTTTGGTCGGCCCTGAGTTGCGTGCTGCTGCAGGCATTGAAAAAGAAGTGATGTTACTCGGTATGGGTAGTCACTTGGAATTGTGGGATGCGGCTACTTACGCTGCGAAAGAGCAGGCTGCCATTGCGCAGGGTATGCCTGAAGCATTGAAACAATTTAATTTTTGATGACAGGGTGCCATGAACATAACTCATCGCCCAGTGTTACTGGCCGAGGCGGTGACGGCGCTGATCAGTGGCCCGCTGATTACACCCTCGGATACTTCAAAAAATATTCTCATGATCGATGGCACATTCGGTCGTGGTGGCCATACGCAAGCACTGCTTTCTCGCTTGGGTATCAACGCACGCATGATTTCTTTCGACAAGGATTTGGAAGCAATAGCAGTTGCGGAAAAAATCAACGACTCCCGTTTGAGAATCGTGCACGACAGTTTTGCACAGATGGATCATTACGCAGAGCCAGAAACAGTCGATGGAATCTTGCTAGATCTTGGAATCAGCTCACCACAAGTAGACGAAGCGCATCGAGGATTTTCATTTCGCAAAGATGGCCCACTCGATATGCGCATGAATACGGATCATGGATTAACAGCTGCTCAATGGTTGGAGCAGGCTCCACAAGAGGAAATCACCCACGTGATTAAGACTTATGGTGAAGAACGTTTTGCATCTCAAATCGCTAAAGCAATCGTAGCTCGGCGTGAAGATGGTGAATCGCCCAAAACAACTTTGCAATTAGCTAGCCTAGTTGCCAGCGTTGTGCGTACTCGCGAGCTAGGGCAGGATCCTGCGACGAGAACATTTCAAGCTTTACGAATATTTATCAATCGTGAGTTAGAAGATTTAGAGATTGGTTTAAAAGCGGCTTTGACATTATTAAAGCCAGGTGCACGCTTAGCAGTGATTAGCTTTCACTCTTTAGAAGACCGCATCGTGAAGCAATTTATGCAGGCAAATGCCAAGGTGGATGTACCACGTGGATTGCCAGTGCGTGATAAAGACTTGCCATTTAGCCCGCTAGAAATTATTGGGCGCGTTAAGCCAAGTGATGTTGAGGTTCAAGAAAATCCTCGCGCGCGTTCTGCGATTATGCGTGTTGCCCAGAAGCGCTTAGGAGCATTAGTTTGAATCGCGCTACTTTGACTTTGCTTGTCTTGCTCCTGGTGTGCGCATTATCTTTAGTCGCCGCTCAGCAACGTGCGCGTAAATTATTTATTTCATTAGAGCGCGCTCAAATTCAAGAGCGAAAGCTTAATCAAGATTGGTTGCGACTGGAATATGAGCAGAGAAATTTATCGAAGTCTGCTCGTATTCGTGAGGTTGCCCGTAACCAATTACATATGGTTCCAATTACTCCTGATCGTACCCTGTACCTGAAGGAGGCTAGATGAGACCAGTAGGTTTTTCTACTACTCCAAATTTGGTATTGCGTCTGCCGATGTGGCGGTCACGTTTAATGCTGTTTATGTTGTTCTTTGTATTCATGTTGCTATTGATTCGTGCCTTTTGGATCCAAGGCCCAGGAAATGCATTCTATGAAGCTAAAGGGGTGCGTGGAACTCAGCGTGAGCTGGAATTACCTGCATACCGCGGAAAAATTCTTGATCGCAATGGCCAAGTCATTGCTACAAGTCTTGAGGCCAAGTCGGTGATTGCTTATAACGACACTGTTCCGGATGATTTAGCGCCTGAGAAACTTAAACAGTTAGCGAGTCTATTGCAGATTAGTGATGCAGAGTTACGTAGAAAACTTAAAGAGGAGCGTAAGCAGGTATTCCTAAAGCGTCAAGTTGATCCCGCAATTGCTCAGCAAATAAAGCAATTAGAAATTCCTGGCATTGGGCTTAATAATGAATACCGCCGCTTCTACCCAGAGGGTGAAGCAATGGCGCATGTCGTTGGCTTTACCAATGTTGAGGATCGTGGCCAAGAGGGAATGGAGCTTTCACGAGAGAAGGACTTAGCTGGACATCCAGGACAACGCCGAGTGGTAGTGGATCGTTTGGGTCGGGTTGTAGAGGAAATCGCCATTTTGCAATTGCCTCAAAATGGAAAAGATCTACAGCTATCCATTGATAGCAAGATTCAATTCTTGGCATACAACGCTGTTAAGAGTGCAGTAGAGCAACATCGTGCAAGTGCTGGTGGTGCGGTGGTTTTGGATACGCAGACTGGAGAAATATTAGCCTTAGCCAATTACCCAAGCTACAACCCTAATGATCGCAAGAAGTTAACAGGCGAGCAACTACGCAATCGTGTGCTAACCGATACATTTGAGCCTGGCTCTACGATGAAGCCGTTGACAGTTGCAATTGCCTTAGAGAAGGGTGTAATTGCGCCGAATACCAATATGGCAATCGGCGCAAAATATCTCATTGGACCCAAGCCAATTACCGATACACATCCATATGGAAACCTGACGGTCTCGCAGATTATTCAAAAGTCGAGCAATATTGGCACGGCCAAAATTGCCATGAATAATCTCTCCGCTGAGGAGATGTGGAATTTCTTTACCTCTGTTGGTTTTGGTCAGGCACCAAAAATTGGATTTCCTGGAGCAGTAGCAGGCACAGTTCATCCACATAAGAAATGGATGCCAACCGATCAAGCGCGTATTGCATTTGGTTATGGTATTTCGTCATCACTATTTCAGGTGGCACGTGCTTACACTATTTTTGCGCGTGATGGCGAATTAGTGCCGCTCACGATTGAGCGCAGCCCCGAATTTAAGCACGGCACCCAGATCATCTCGGCAAAAACGGCGATTGATATGCGCAGCATGATGGAGACTGTCACAGAGCCGGGTGGTACCGCGATCAAAGCGCAGGCAGAAGGATATCGAGTTGGTGGGAAAACCGGTACAGCACATAAATTAGTTGGTAAAAGTTATGCCAACAAATATCGTGCTTATTTTGCTGGTTTAGCCCCTATTAGCGCACCACGTATTGTCGTTGCAGTGATGATTGATGAGCCCACTGGTGGCAGTCACTATGGTGGTGATGTAGCAGCCCCAGTGTTCTCGACGATCGTGAGCGAAACCTTGCGCACCTTGAATGTTTTGCCTGACAACAATCTGAAGCAAATGGTATTGCAGGATCAAAACTCAGTAGATATTCAGAGTGCGTCCGCAAAAGTTCAGCAAGCGGTACTCAAGAGATGATGGCGATCGTGATTACAGAACCTGATCAACTGATTTCTCGATTGCGTGATGTCGCTAGTCGCAATGCACATGTTCGCGCTGATAGTCGTCAAATTGCCGGCGGAGATATTTTCTTTGCGTATCCCGTTGGAAGGGGTATGGCATTTAGGGATGGTCGAGAATATATTGCTGTAGCCCTAAAAAATGGCGCTGCTGCAGTGGTATTTGATCCAGCTGATGGAATTGCAGATAAGTATTTAGATCATCCACAATGTTTTGCTGTCTCCAATTTAGCGACTGTAGCAGGTAAGTTGTGTTCACAGTGGTATGACTGCCCCAGTAAACAATTACATGTCATTGGTGTTACAGGTACGAATGGAAAGACCAGCATTACTCAGTGGTTAGCACAAGCATTGGATGTAGAAAATCATCGCACTGCCGTGGTGGGTACTCTGGGTACGGGCTTTCCTGGGGCTTTGGTCTACTCTGGCTACACCACTCCAGACGCACCTCGTTTACAAACAGAGTTGAAAGAGCTGTTGGATCAAGGTGCTCAGCAAGTGGTAATGGAAATTTCATCGCATGCCCTTGATCAAGAGCGTGTAGCAGGGTTAGAAGTTTCTTGTGCAGTCTTTACGAATTTGACGCAAGATCATTTGGACTATCACGGCACAATGGCCGATTATGCGCAGGCCAAAGAAAAACTCTTTTCGATTCCCACTTTAGAAAATGTCGTCATTAACTTTGATGATCCATTTGGGCGTGAGTTGGCAGTAAAGCTATTGGCGGCAAATAAGTTGTCTGTATGGGGATATGCTTTAACAGAGAAGGCCTTTGCTGGTTTTGAGAATTTTGCTGGCCGTCTGAAATCTACCCACATAAAAGACTTCAAGATCGGCTCGACTGGATACGATGCAGTATTTGCCAGCAAAGACTTTGAATCTAGCGTGCTGCATTTGCCAGTGTTAGGTGAATTTAATCTCAGTAATTGTTTGGCTGTATGGACGGTATTGCTAAGTCAAGGCATGACCCCAGTGCAAGCCTCTGAGCGAATGGCTAATTTAGGACCAGTTCCTGGCCGTATGGAACTCATTCAATTAAATAAAACCCATAGAACCGATGGCCCGTTAGTAGTCGTTGACTTTGCTCATACCCCAGATGCACTTGCTAAAGCGTTAACTGCTTTACGGCCACTTGCCACTCAAAGAGGTGGCAAGGTGTGGTGTGTATTTGGTTGTGGTGGTGATCGCGATTCAGGCAAGCGACCACAAATGGGTCAAGTGGCGCAAGAGTATGCGGATCACGTTGTTTTAACGAGTGATAATCCGCGCTCGGAAGAGCCTGAGGCCATCATCGCAATGATTCGTTCTGGGATGACTAAGAAATCTAGCAACATTCAATCCTTGCCAGATAGAGCGGCAGCAATCATGGCTGCGGTTCGCCATGCTGACCTCAAAGATGTCATCTTGGTCGCTGGTAAAGGGCATGAATCTACTCAAGAAATCAAAGGAAAGAAATTTGATTTCTCAGATCAAGAGCATATTCGCTTAGCTGCGGGGGGTGCTCTATGAATGCTTCCATGACAACGCTCGCCCATATTCATGACATGTTGCCTGGTAGTAATTTACTCAATATCTCAGAGGAGGCTGCAAAGTCTCTACAGATTTCTAGCATTGGAAGTGATAGTCGCCAGGTTCAAGCGGGTGAACTATTTGTTGCTTTATCTGGTGAACGCTTTGATGCCCACCAATTTCTCTCTGGCATCGTTCAAGCGGGAGCGAGCTCTGCCCTAATTAGCGATTCACATCAGTGCCCAGAAAATCTGCCAGCTGTTTGTGTAGGTGATACTAAAAAAAGTTTAGGTCAGTTAGCCCAGGCATGGCGAAAGCAGTTTGCTATTCCAGTGGCTGTTGTCACTGGTTCTAATGGCAAAACTACCGTCAAGGAAATGATTGCCTCTATTTTTAAAGCGGCGGTTGGCGAGAATGCAACTTTAGTAACTAAGGGCAATCTCAACAACGACATTGGTTTGCCGTTGACTCTACTGCGCATGCGTTCAAGCGACCGCTTAGCTGTGATTGAGCTCGGCATGAATCATCCTGGTGAAACTGCTGAGCTTGCTACTGTTGTCCAAGCCAATATTGCATTAATTAATAATGCCCAGCGCGAGCATCAAGAGTTTATGACCAGCGTGGAAGCAGTTGCCAATGAGCATGCGGCAGTATTGTCTGCCTTGCCAATGAATGGTGTAGCAGTATTTCCTGCAGATTCAGATTTTTGTCATGTTTGGCGTGCGGCTGCCGATGGCCGAAGGATTATTGATTTCGTCTTAGCTTCATCAGGTAATCAGACCTCAGCAGCTGTGACTGGGCAGCTTTTACCCAACGGAAAACTCCACATTAAGACTGAAAAAGGAAATATTGAAGTTCAATTAAATACATTGGGGCAGCACAATTTACGCAATGCTCTTGCAGCAAGTGCTGTAGCTTTAGCTGCAGGCCTTGAACTTCAGAATATTCAGTTGGGATTAGAGTCATTCATGCCTGTTCATGGCCGAATGCAAGCAAAGATGTTGACCTCCAACCGAACCTTGATTGATGATAGTTATAACGCTAATCCTGATTCTGTTAGAGCAGCAATTGATGCGCTTAAGCAGTCTAGCCATGAAGCTTGGCTAGTTCTTGGTGATATGGGTGAAGTGGGCGAGCAAGGCCCTGCTTTTCATCAAGAGGTGGGGGCTTATGCTGCAAAGCAGGGTATTACTAAATTATTTACTCTTGGTGAACAATGTCAATTTGCGGTGCAAGGTTTTAATGATGCACTCAATACACAAGCAATTGCTCAAAGTGCGCTGCATTTCAAAGACATTGATCAGCTATTGGAAAACCTTAATCATGCTCTCGGTAGCCTGGATGCCGATGATTCCGCGTATTTAAATATTTTGGTTAAAGGTTCCCGTTTTATGCGGATGGAGCGTGTTGTACAGGCCTTGTTAGAGGAGGCTAAAACATGCTCTTGATATTGGCCCAGTGGCTCCAAGATGACTTTGGTTTTTTCCGGGTCTTTAATTACATTACGTTTAGAGCAGTGATGGCTACGGTTACTGCGCTTCTAATCGGCTTGGCTGCCGGTCCATGGGTTATTCGTAAATTAACAGAATTGAAGATGGGGCAGGCAGTTCGTACAGATGGTCCACAAACTCACTTGGTGAAGTCTGGTACACCAACAATGGGTGGCGTATTAATTCTGATAGGCATATTTATTTCCTGCATGCTTTGGGCGGACTTAAGTAATCGCTTTATTTGGATTGTGATGATTGTGACTTTTGGCTTTGGTATGGTGGGATGGGTGGATGACTACCGTAAGGTCGTTCGTAAAGACCCCAAGGGAATGGCTTCTAGGGAGAAATTCTTTTGGCAAACCTTAATTGGTCTGTTTGCTGCAATCTATTTGGCATTCTCCGTTTCAGAGGTGAATAACCTCAAGGTATTACAGCTTTTCTACGATTGGCTCAAGAGCGGTTTTGCACTAGATCTCCCAGCAAAGTCGAATCTATTGATTCCATTCATGAAAGAAGTGAGCTATCCATTAGGCGTAATGGGTTTCATTATCTTGAGTTACCTAGTGATAGTAGGTAGTAGTAATGCAGTTAACTTAACTGATGGGCTCGATGGCTTGGTGATCATGCCAGTCATTTTGGTAGGTGCTGCATTGGGTGCTTTTGCCTACGTGATGGGTAATGCCATTTATGCCAAGTATCTCTTATTTCCTTATATCCCAGGTGCTGGTGAGTTGATGATTTTCTGTGGAGCAATGGGCGGTGCTGGGTTGGCATTTCTTTGGTACAACACTCACCCTGCACAGGTGTTTATGGGGGATGTCGGTGCGCTGGCATTGGGCGGCGCCCTTGGCACGATTGCTGTCATTGTGAGGCAAGAAATTGTGCTCTTTGTGATGGGGGGTATTTTTGTTGCCGAGACTTGTTCAGTAATGTTGCAAGTGATTTGGTTCAAATATACGAAGAAACGGTATGGAGAGGGTCGTCGTATTTTCAGGATGGCACCGCTCCACCATCATTTTGAATTGGGCGGTTGGCGTGAAACGCAAGTAGTGGTTCGTTTCTGGATCATCACTATTCTTTTAGTCCTTATTGGCCTTTCCAGCCTGAAATTACGGTAAGCCAAAATATGCATAACTTAGATCTCGCCTTTGCTAATCCATCACTCCTCGCAGAGGATGGCTACACTCAGCCACAAAAGTTTTTAATCTTAGGTTTAGGTGAGTCTGGCTACGCCATGGCAAAGTGGTGCATACGAAATGGTGCACAAGTTAGTTTGGCTGATACTCGGGAACGTCAGCAATTAAGTGAACGCCAGAAAGCCTGGCTAGCTGATCTTGAATTTGCAGGTCTTCAGGAAGTGTATTTTGGCTCACTTGAAGAGACGCACTTAAATCATATTGATGTGATTGGAATCAGCCCTGGCTTATCTCCTATTTTGGAGCCAATTCAGTCATTCCTTCTCAAAGCCAAAGAGCTAGAGATTGATATTTGGGGTGAGTTGGAATTTTTTGCTCGAGCAGTGGCAGCTTTAGATCGCATGGCCCAAGTCAATAGCATGCAATACAAGCCAGCGGTGTTGGCTATTACGGGTACTAATGGCAAAACAACGACTACCGCTTTAACTGGTCAACTATGTGAAAGGGCTGGTAAGCGTGTTGCAGTTGCGGGCAATATTAGCCCAGCGGCATTAGACAAATTGATGTCCTCTCTTGATGAGGCAGATCAAGTGGAAGATATGCCCGAAGTTTGGGTGTTAGAACTTTCAAGCTTTCAGTTGGTCTATACGAGCACATTCAATGCAACTGCAGCGACAGTGCTAAACATTTCGCAAGATCACTTGGATTGGCATGGTGATATGCGGGCATATATAGATGCTAAGGCCAATATCTTTGGTTCAAATACTGTCTGTATTTTGAATCGTGATGATCCGCAGGTGATGGGTTTATTTTCGGAGGAGCAGCGAGCAAGCAAGTCGATTATTACCTTCGGGGCTAATCGTCCGGATGAGCAAGGTGCTTTCGGAATTGAGCATGATTTGCGTGCGGGTGGAATTGACTGGCTGGTATGGGCCGAGGTGGATGAGGATCAAGAGCCTCAACCGAAGCGCCGTCGTAAATCAGTTGCCGTTGAAGATGAGCCGCTCAGGTTAAAGCGTTTAATTCCAGCTGATGCTCTACGTATTCGTGGTCGCCACAATGCCTTAAATGCATTGGCCGCCCTTGCTTTGGCTAGAGCAGCAGGTTTGCCAATGAATATGTTGTTACATGGATTGCGTGATTACCATGGTGAACCCCATCGCGTGCAGAGCATTGCCGTCGTATCAAATGTTGAGTATGTAGATGACAGTAAGGGCACTAATGTTGGGGCAACCGTTGCCGCATTAAATGGTTTAAGTGCTAATGAATCGGGTAAGCGTATTTGGTTAATTGCAGGCGGGGAAGGCAAAGGTCAAGATTTTGGTCCGTTGCGTGAGCCCGCATTGAGATTTGTAAAGGGCGTCTTCTTGATTGGTAAAGATGCTCCAGTGATTGCTCAGGCTTTAGGCGATGCAGTTTCTTCAACAATGAGCGAGACTTTGCATAATGCCGTTTCTGAGGCAGCCAAAAGAGCCCAGGCTGGAGATATTGTGTTGTTATCACCTGCCTGTGCAAGCTTTGATCAGTTTAAGGATTACGTCGAGCGCGCTCATGCTTTTGTTGCTGAAGTTCAAGAATTGGAAATGCAATTCGAGGGAGTTCAAATATGAGTTTGAAGGAAAAATTCTTTCCTGAAAATCGTTTGGGCCTAGGCCGTTTTTGGAATTTCTCGCGCGGCGGGATTGATAACTTCCGAAGCGGTTTGCGGGATGCTGTATCTGGCGTTGAGCAGACGCGCTCTCGCATGATGGATTATGACCAGTTACTCGTTTGGGCAGTTTTATCTTTGGCCTTAATTGGTTTGGTCATGGTTTATTCGGCATCCATTACTCTGGCTGATGGCCCTAAGTACGCAAATTACAGTAGCAATTTCTTTCTGATTCGCCACTTAATTTCCTTGTCGATTGCAATAGTAGTTGGCATATGGGCATTTAAGATTCCAAGCACCGTATGGGATCGTTATTCACCGCTCATTTTTGGTTTTACAGTGCTTTTGTTAATTGCTGTATTAATTCCGGGAATTGGTAAGGGTGTGAATGGAGCCAAGCGCTGGATCCCATTAGGTTTAATGAACTTTCAACCATCGGAACTCATGAAGTTTGCTGCAGTGATCTTCGCGGCTAGTTATACAGTGAAGCGTCAAGAGTACTTGCACTCATTTGTAAAGGGAATGCTACCAATGGGAATCGCAGTTGCTCTAGTTGGGGGCTTGCTAATGGCTGAGCCTGATATGGGAGCGCTTGTGGTGATATCCATCATTGCGTTTGGGATCTTATTTTTAGGTGGAATTAACGCTAAGTTATTTGGTGGGCTTTTAGGCGTAGGTATCTTAAGTGCAGTAACGATTATTGCCTTATCGCCGTTTAGACAAAAACGCATTATGGCGTTTATCGACCCATGGCAGGCTGAAAATGCCGCTAACAAGGGCTACCAATTAACCCATTCCTTAATGGCATTTGGTCGTGGCGAGTGGTTTGGATTGGGCCTGGGTGGCAGCGTTGAAAAGCTGCACTATCTCCCAGAAGCTCATACAGACTTCATCATGGCCGTGATTGGTGAGGAGCTAGGATTTGTTGGTGTTGTAGTCATGATTTTCTTGTTCTATTGGATTGTGCGCCGCGCATTTTTAATTGGCCGCACTGCTTTGCAGTTAGATCGAAGTTTTGCTGGCTTAGCTGCAAAAGGTGTTGCCATTTGGATTGGTTGGCAAGCTTTTATCAATATGGGAGTGAACTTAGGCTTGCTTCCAACTAAAGGATTAACTCTGCCTCTAGTGAGTTATGGCGGCTCTGGAATTCTCATGAATGCAATTGCAATTGCAATGCTTCTGCGAATCGATTATGAAAATCGTATTCTGATGCGGGGAGGTAAGTTGTGACCAAGCCTTCCATCTTAGTTATGGCTGGGGGAACCGGGGGACATATCTTCCCGGGTCTTGCCGTTGCTGAATATCTGAGGATATGTGGCTGGAATGTATCTTGGCTCGGTAATAAAAATGGGATGGAATATCGTCTGGTACAGGCACGCCATTTTTCATTTGAATCGGTTGATTTCAGCGGCCTACGCGGCAAAGGCATTAAAGCGCAACTCATGCTGCCGATTAACTTAGCGAGAG is part of the Polynucleobacter sp. es-EL-1 genome and harbors:
- the mraZ gene encoding division/cell wall cluster transcriptional repressor MraZ, giving the protein MFQGASALNLDAKGRMSVPAKHRDALLVQGEGRVTLTKHPDGCLLLFPRPEWETFRARVAQLPMDAHWWRRIFLGNAAEVDLDSAGRILVGPELRAAAGIEKEVMLLGMGSHLELWDAATYAAKEQAAIAQGMPEALKQFNF
- the rsmH gene encoding 16S rRNA (cytosine(1402)-N(4))-methyltransferase RsmH, whose protein sequence is MNITHRPVLLAEAVTALISGPLITPSDTSKNILMIDGTFGRGGHTQALLSRLGINARMISFDKDLEAIAVAEKINDSRLRIVHDSFAQMDHYAEPETVDGILLDLGISSPQVDEAHRGFSFRKDGPLDMRMNTDHGLTAAQWLEQAPQEEITHVIKTYGEERFASQIAKAIVARREDGESPKTTLQLASLVASVVRTRELGQDPATRTFQALRIFINRELEDLEIGLKAALTLLKPGARLAVISFHSLEDRIVKQFMQANAKVDVPRGLPVRDKDLPFSPLEIIGRVKPSDVEVQENPRARSAIMRVAQKRLGALV
- the ftsL gene encoding cell division protein FtsL, whose product is MNRATLTLLVLLLVCALSLVAAQQRARKLFISLERAQIQERKLNQDWLRLEYEQRNLSKSARIREVARNQLHMVPITPDRTLYLKEAR
- a CDS encoding penicillin-binding protein 2 gives rise to the protein MRPVGFSTTPNLVLRLPMWRSRLMLFMLFFVFMLLLIRAFWIQGPGNAFYEAKGVRGTQRELELPAYRGKILDRNGQVIATSLEAKSVIAYNDTVPDDLAPEKLKQLASLLQISDAELRRKLKEERKQVFLKRQVDPAIAQQIKQLEIPGIGLNNEYRRFYPEGEAMAHVVGFTNVEDRGQEGMELSREKDLAGHPGQRRVVVDRLGRVVEEIAILQLPQNGKDLQLSIDSKIQFLAYNAVKSAVEQHRASAGGAVVLDTQTGEILALANYPSYNPNDRKKLTGEQLRNRVLTDTFEPGSTMKPLTVAIALEKGVIAPNTNMAIGAKYLIGPKPITDTHPYGNLTVSQIIQKSSNIGTAKIAMNNLSAEEMWNFFTSVGFGQAPKIGFPGAVAGTVHPHKKWMPTDQARIAFGYGISSSLFQVARAYTIFARDGELVPLTIERSPEFKHGTQIISAKTAIDMRSMMETVTEPGGTAIKAQAEGYRVGGKTGTAHKLVGKSYANKYRAYFAGLAPISAPRIVVAVMIDEPTGGSHYGGDVAAPVFSTIVSETLRTLNVLPDNNLKQMVLQDQNSVDIQSASAKVQQAVLKR
- a CDS encoding UDP-N-acetylmuramoyl-L-alanyl-D-glutamate--2,6-diaminopimelate ligase — translated: MMAIVITEPDQLISRLRDVASRNAHVRADSRQIAGGDIFFAYPVGRGMAFRDGREYIAVALKNGAAAVVFDPADGIADKYLDHPQCFAVSNLATVAGKLCSQWYDCPSKQLHVIGVTGTNGKTSITQWLAQALDVENHRTAVVGTLGTGFPGALVYSGYTTPDAPRLQTELKELLDQGAQQVVMEISSHALDQERVAGLEVSCAVFTNLTQDHLDYHGTMADYAQAKEKLFSIPTLENVVINFDDPFGRELAVKLLAANKLSVWGYALTEKAFAGFENFAGRLKSTHIKDFKIGSTGYDAVFASKDFESSVLHLPVLGEFNLSNCLAVWTVLLSQGMTPVQASERMANLGPVPGRMELIQLNKTHRTDGPLVVVDFAHTPDALAKALTALRPLATQRGGKVWCVFGCGGDRDSGKRPQMGQVAQEYADHVVLTSDNPRSEEPEAIIAMIRSGMTKKSSNIQSLPDRAAAIMAAVRHADLKDVILVAGKGHESTQEIKGKKFDFSDQEHIRLAAGGAL
- the murF gene encoding UDP-N-acetylmuramoyl-tripeptide--D-alanyl-D-alanine ligase, coding for MTTLAHIHDMLPGSNLLNISEEAAKSLQISSIGSDSRQVQAGELFVALSGERFDAHQFLSGIVQAGASSALISDSHQCPENLPAVCVGDTKKSLGQLAQAWRKQFAIPVAVVTGSNGKTTVKEMIASIFKAAVGENATLVTKGNLNNDIGLPLTLLRMRSSDRLAVIELGMNHPGETAELATVVQANIALINNAQREHQEFMTSVEAVANEHAAVLSALPMNGVAVFPADSDFCHVWRAAADGRRIIDFVLASSGNQTSAAVTGQLLPNGKLHIKTEKGNIEVQLNTLGQHNLRNALAASAVALAAGLELQNIQLGLESFMPVHGRMQAKMLTSNRTLIDDSYNANPDSVRAAIDALKQSSHEAWLVLGDMGEVGEQGPAFHQEVGAYAAKQGITKLFTLGEQCQFAVQGFNDALNTQAIAQSALHFKDIDQLLENLNHALGSLDADDSAYLNILVKGSRFMRMERVVQALLEEAKTCS
- the mraY gene encoding phospho-N-acetylmuramoyl-pentapeptide-transferase → MLLILAQWLQDDFGFFRVFNYITFRAVMATVTALLIGLAAGPWVIRKLTELKMGQAVRTDGPQTHLVKSGTPTMGGVLILIGIFISCMLWADLSNRFIWIVMIVTFGFGMVGWVDDYRKVVRKDPKGMASREKFFWQTLIGLFAAIYLAFSVSEVNNLKVLQLFYDWLKSGFALDLPAKSNLLIPFMKEVSYPLGVMGFIILSYLVIVGSSNAVNLTDGLDGLVIMPVILVGAALGAFAYVMGNAIYAKYLLFPYIPGAGELMIFCGAMGGAGLAFLWYNTHPAQVFMGDVGALALGGALGTIAVIVRQEIVLFVMGGIFVAETCSVMLQVIWFKYTKKRYGEGRRIFRMAPLHHHFELGGWRETQVVVRFWIITILLVLIGLSSLKLR
- the murD gene encoding UDP-N-acetylmuramoyl-L-alanine--D-glutamate ligase, translated to MHNLDLAFANPSLLAEDGYTQPQKFLILGLGESGYAMAKWCIRNGAQVSLADTRERQQLSERQKAWLADLEFAGLQEVYFGSLEETHLNHIDVIGISPGLSPILEPIQSFLLKAKELEIDIWGELEFFARAVAALDRMAQVNSMQYKPAVLAITGTNGKTTTTALTGQLCERAGKRVAVAGNISPAALDKLMSSLDEADQVEDMPEVWVLELSSFQLVYTSTFNATAATVLNISQDHLDWHGDMRAYIDAKANIFGSNTVCILNRDDPQVMGLFSEEQRASKSIITFGANRPDEQGAFGIEHDLRAGGIDWLVWAEVDEDQEPQPKRRRKSVAVEDEPLRLKRLIPADALRIRGRHNALNALAALALARAAGLPMNMLLHGLRDYHGEPHRVQSIAVVSNVEYVDDSKGTNVGATVAALNGLSANESGKRIWLIAGGEGKGQDFGPLREPALRFVKGVFLIGKDAPVIAQALGDAVSSTMSETLHNAVSEAAKRAQAGDIVLLSPACASFDQFKDYVERAHAFVAEVQELEMQFEGVQI
- the ftsW gene encoding putative lipid II flippase FtsW; translation: MSLKEKFFPENRLGLGRFWNFSRGGIDNFRSGLRDAVSGVEQTRSRMMDYDQLLVWAVLSLALIGLVMVYSASITLADGPKYANYSSNFFLIRHLISLSIAIVVGIWAFKIPSTVWDRYSPLIFGFTVLLLIAVLIPGIGKGVNGAKRWIPLGLMNFQPSELMKFAAVIFAASYTVKRQEYLHSFVKGMLPMGIAVALVGGLLMAEPDMGALVVISIIAFGILFLGGINAKLFGGLLGVGILSAVTIIALSPFRQKRIMAFIDPWQAENAANKGYQLTHSLMAFGRGEWFGLGLGGSVEKLHYLPEAHTDFIMAVIGEELGFVGVVVMIFLFYWIVRRAFLIGRTALQLDRSFAGLAAKGVAIWIGWQAFINMGVNLGLLPTKGLTLPLVSYGGSGILMNAIAIAMLLRIDYENRILMRGGKL